A window of bacterium contains these coding sequences:
- a CDS encoding 4-hydroxybenzoate octaprenyltransferase produces the protein MIAFPHTLFALPFALFGTMLAAREATPPGWPGWRALALILGCLVTARSAAMAYNRLVDHRLDAENPRTAGRHLPAGLLSRAWVGGFVIVTATLFIALATLLGPLAGKLAPFALAWLLGYSHAKRFTVASHFWLGLSLAIAPIGAWVAVRGTLAGAPWLLAAAVLLWVAGFDLIYALQDAAFDRARGLYSLAARLGAQGALRLAALCHLGMLLALAGLGVQQGLGLPFHAGLALAAILLFWEHRVVRGGELARIDLAFFRLNSWVGVTVFAAGALAILLA, from the coding sequence ATGATCGCCTTCCCGCACACGCTCTTCGCGCTGCCCTTTGCCCTGTTCGGCACGATGCTCGCCGCGCGCGAGGCGACGCCCCCCGGCTGGCCGGGCTGGCGCGCGCTGGCGCTCATCCTCGGCTGCCTGGTGACCGCCCGCAGCGCGGCGATGGCCTACAACCGCCTCGTCGACCACCGCCTCGACGCCGAGAACCCGCGCACCGCGGGCCGCCACCTGCCGGCGGGCCTGCTAAGCCGCGCCTGGGTGGGCGGCTTCGTGATCGTCACCGCGACGCTGTTCATCGCCCTCGCCACCCTGCTCGGGCCCCTGGCCGGCAAGCTCGCGCCCTTCGCCCTCGCCTGGCTGCTCGGCTACTCGCACGCCAAGCGCTTCACCGTGGCCAGCCACTTCTGGCTGGGGCTCTCGCTGGCCATCGCGCCCATCGGCGCCTGGGTGGCCGTGCGCGGCACGCTGGCCGGCGCACCCTGGTTGCTCGCGGCCGCCGTGCTGCTCTGGGTGGCCGGCTTCGACCTCATCTACGCGCTGCAGGACGCCGCCTTCGACCGCGCGCGCGGCCTCTACTCGCTCGCCGCGCGGCTCGGCGCGCAGGGCGCCTTGCGACTCGCGGCGCTCTGCCACCTGGGAATGCTGCTCGCGCTCGCCGGACTCGGCGTCCAGCAAGGGCTCGGCCTTCCTTTCCACGCCGGCCTCGCCCTGGCCGCGATCTTGCTGTTCTGGGAGCACCGCGTGGTGCGAGGCGGCGAGCTCGCGCGCATCGATCTGGCCTTCTTTCGCCTCAACAGCTGG
- a CDS encoding UbiX family flavin prenyltransferase, producing MPEPTRIIVALTGASATPYAWRLLALLAEAGVGVELMLSENIEALCRVELGTSAADELARVYGVAPQPGEALGKAADGGPLVRRHGLADFAAAAASGSGRDIPMVIVPCSTGTLGRIASGISDNLITRAADVCLKERRRLVLVPRETPLSAIHLENMLRLTQAGAVILPASPGFYQGSERVEQLVDFVVARILRQLGLGRLSPQPGWGEEPPA from the coding sequence ATGCCAGAACCCACCCGCATCATCGTCGCCCTGACCGGCGCCAGCGCCACGCCCTACGCTTGGCGCCTGCTCGCGCTGCTCGCCGAGGCCGGGGTTGGCGTCGAGCTGATGCTGAGCGAGAACATCGAGGCCCTCTGCCGCGTGGAGCTGGGCACGAGCGCCGCCGACGAGCTGGCGCGGGTCTATGGCGTGGCGCCGCAACCGGGCGAGGCGCTAGGCAAGGCCGCCGACGGCGGTCCCCTCGTGCGCCGCCACGGGCTGGCCGACTTCGCCGCGGCGGCCGCCAGTGGCAGCGGGCGGGACATCCCGATGGTCATCGTGCCCTGCTCGACGGGCACGCTGGGCCGCATCGCGAGCGGCATCAGTGACAACCTCATCACCCGCGCTGCCGACGTCTGCCTCAAGGAGCGCCGCCGCCTGGTGCTGGTCCCCCGCGAGACGCCGCTCAGCGCCATCCACCTGGAGAACATGCTGCGCCTCACCCAGGCCGGCGCCGTGATCCTGCCCGCCAGCCCCGGCTTCTACCAGGGCAGCGAGCGCGTGGAGCAGCTCGTGGACTTCGTCGTCGCGCGCATCCTGAGGCAACTCGGCCTCGGCCGCCTCTCGCCGCAGCCCGGCTGGGGCGAGGAGCCGCCGGCGTGA